One Drosophila virilis strain 15010-1051.87 chromosome 5, Dvir_AGI_RSII-ME, whole genome shotgun sequence DNA window includes the following coding sequences:
- the LOC6625448 gene encoding uncharacterized protein — protein sequence MLKRSSASGIIAFVLLLNGCAGKRYWEYEPLSFKVQTSDPKKMNIVAITERVGPGKYALTATLDWNYDTDETTISNCVLNQISLIFSQVEAVAYRSSSGNPDEYILLPWSIPKQMYKKYTASYYKDILFKNLGHCSNLPQPDNVDPWPRNIYKLEKCVLTGDGLPEIAPQGYYKIIFRVTGEVDWSLELIAKLTTTDNFFG from the exons atgttaaagcgTTCCTCTGCCTCGGGAATTATCGCATTTGTGCTGTTGCTGAATGGCTGCGCCGGCAAA CGGTACTGGGAGTACGAGCCGCTGTCTTTTAAGGTCCAAACGTCGGATCCAAAGAAAATGAATATTGTGGCAATAACGGAACGCGTGGGACCCGGAAAATATGCCCTAACGGCCACATTGGACTGGAACTATGATACCGATGAGACCACAATATCAAATTGTGTTCTTAACCAAATTAGTCTGATATTCTCACAGGTAGAGGCTGTGGCCTATCGCAGCTCTTCGGGCAACCCCGATGAATATATTCTACTGCCGTGGTCTATACCAAAGCAGATGTATAAAAAGTATACCGCTTCCTACTACAAAGacatattgtttaaaaatctCGGCCACTGCTCGAATCTACCGCAGCCCGACAACGTTGATCCCTGGCCCAGAAACATCTACAAACTGGAGAAGTGTGTGCTGACCGGCGACGGTTTGCCCGAAATAGCGCCCCAGGGCTATTACAAGATCATATTCAGGGTGACCGGCGAGGTGGACTGGAGCCTTGAGTTGATAGCCAAGTTGACAACGACCGACAATTTCTTTGGTTAA
- the LOC6625347 gene encoding uncharacterized protein — translation MYSRRTFTEIIAIVWLCASCSAKRQWDYEPLSISGRTSDASKLTIETEVARERRDKFITATFGINYQIDGTTMVEAIAYRSQSGSSSDYQLMPWSIPKQPFQDYIKDYYKDVVYGNFGACSNLPKPGTETPFPKMTVKLEKCVITGDGLPEIAPEGYYKIIFSVTGEVEWGFELIAKVISKSNMMGY, via the exons ATGTATTCGCGTCGGACTTTTACAGAGATTATTGCGATAGTTTGGCTCTGTGCCAGCTGCAGCGCTAAG CGCCAGTGGGATTACGAGCCATTGTCCATAAGTGGCCGTACATCGGATGCATCAAAATTGACCATTGAGACCGAAGTTGCACGCGAACGACGCGACAAATTCATAACAGCCACATTTGGAATTAACTACCAAATCGACGGGACCACAATG GTAGAGGCCATAGCCTATCGGAGCCAATCGGGCAGCAGCAGTGACTATCAACTGATGCCCTGGTCTATACCAAAGCAACCATTTCAGGATTATATCAAGGACTATTACAAGGATGTGGTCTATGGAAATTTTGGCGCCTGCTCGAATCTGCCAAAGCCCGGCACTGAGACACCCTTTCCCAAAATGACAGTCAAGCTGGAGAAATGTGTGATCACGGGCGATGGATTGCCCGAAATTGCGCCCGAGGGCTACTACAAGATTATATTCAGCGTTACCGGCGAAGTCGAGTGGGGCTTTGAGCTTATAGCTAAGGTCATTTCGAAGAGTAATATGATGGGCTATTAA
- the LOC6625349 gene encoding uncharacterized protein, giving the protein MTTSSFLLSFSVAWILLLLVAGCAGKRNWDYEPISIDVRTTDASKINIEATVESMGRDGYAFTGKVLLNFDMDETTMVEATAYRSSTGSEEDYKLLPWSIPKQTFEKFANSHYKEIVYKNLEHCSNIPKPENVYPWPKGNYSFDRCTATGDGMPEIVPEGYYKVIFTISGEVEAGFTTIVKLVTKPDMIG; this is encoded by the exons ATGACCACCAGTTCGTTTTTATTGTCCTTCTCTGTGGCATGGATTCTACTTTTGCTTGTCGCTGGCTGTGCTGGCAAG CGTAATTGGGATTATGAACCAATCTCTATAGATGTCAGAACGACCGAtgcatcaaaaataaatattgaggCAACTGTTGAAAGCATGGGACGTGATGGATATGCTTTTACGGGCAAAGTGTTACTCAATTTCGATATGGACGAAACGACCATG GTGGAGGCTACGGCCTATCGCAGCTCTACGGGAAGCGAGGAAGATTACAAGCTCTTACCCTGGAGCATACCGAAGCAGACATTTGAAAAGTTTGCCAATTCCCATTACAAGGAAATTGTCTACAAGAATCTGGAGCACTGCTCGAATATACCCAAACCGGAGAATGTGTATCCCTGGCCAAAAGGCAACTACAGTTTCGATAGGTGCACTGCAACTGGCGATGGCATGCCCGAAATTGTGCCGGAGGGCTACTACAAGGTCATCTTTACCATCAGCGGGGAGGTCGAGGCGGGTTTTACAACCATTGTAAAGCTGGTCACGAAACCGGATATGATTGGTTAA
- the LOC6625348 gene encoding uncharacterized protein, which produces MYTGLLLSLSVAWILLLLLVDGSAGKRNWVYEPLSIDVRSTDASKVQVEAKVERIGRRDTACSGKLVVNCDMDETFMVEGTIYRSFSGNEDDYKLLPLGIPKQTFKSIVESYYKDIIYKNLEHCSNIPKPENAYPWPKGTFIFDRCTVTGDGLPEVLPEGYYKINFDISGPVETGLTAIVKLTSEHDIIG; this is translated from the exons ATGTATACGGGTCTGCTGCTTTCGCTCTCCGTGGCTTGGATATTGCTTCTATTGCTCGTTGATGGCAGTGCTGGCAAG CGAAATTGGGTATACGAACCACTCTCCATAGATGTCAGATCGACGGATGCATCGAAAGTGCAGGTTGAGGCAAAGGTTGAACGCATCGGACGCAGGGATACCGCTTGTTCGGGCAAACTTGTAGTGAATTGCGATATGGACGAAACGTTTATG GTGGAGGGTACGATTTATCGCAGCTTTTCGGGCAACGAGGACGATTACAAGCTTTTGCCCTTAGGCATACCGAAGCAGACATTTAAAAGCATTGTCGAATCGTATTACAAGGACATTATCTACAAGAATCTGGAGCACTGCTCGAATATACCCAAGCCGGAGAATGCATACCCCTGGCCCAAAGGCACCTTCATTTTCGATAGGTGCACTGTAACTGGCGATGGATTGCCCGAAGTTCTGCCCGAGGGCTACTACAAGATCAACTTCGACATCAGCGGACCAGTCGAGACTGGCTTAACAGCTATTGTAAAGCTGACCTCGGAACATGACATAATTGGTTAA
- the LOC6625346 gene encoding uncharacterized protein, with protein sequence MFSSASIVTFVLLLNGCASYCNWDYGYESTLVAFRTTNPAKLNVVAQLESLGCGEYYTTYPAQCQGYYLRNISRTIAMGCYRRFSYPGPNYRSWSMQIPGLRRRSSWNYFWSRTFMCPRTRSRSTVRLILQLPARLTGALFSFLI encoded by the exons ATGTTCTCTTCTGCGAGTATAGTCACATTTGTGCTGTTGCTGAATGGCTGTGCCAGCTAT TGCAACTGGGATTACGGTTATGAGTCCACGTTGGTGGCATTCCGAACTACGAATCCGGCAAAACTGAATGTTGTGGCGCAATTAGAGAGCCTGGGCTGCGGCGAATATTATACAACGTATCCAGCTCAGTGCCAGGGCTATTATCTAAGGAACATATCTCGGACGATTGCAATGGGCTGTTACAGGCGCTTCTCATATCCTGGTCCCAACTACCGCAGCTGGTCAATGCAAATACCTGGCCTAAGAAGACGTTCCAGCTGGAACTATTTCTGGTCCCGCACCTTCATGTGCCCGAGAACGCGCTCGAGGTCAACAGTAAGGTTAATTCTACAGTTGCCGGCACGTTTGACTGGAGCTCTGTTCTCGttcctcatataa